TATTACTTAGGACCTATGTTCCGTTATGAACGTAAACAAAAAGGACGTTATCGCCAATTTACTCAATTTGGTGTTGAAGCAATTGGTGCTGAAAATCCAAGTATAGATGCGGAAATTTTAGCTATGGCAGTACACATCTATGAGTCATTTGGGTTACAACATTTAAAATTAGTTATTAACAGCATCGGTGATATCGAATCAAGAAAAGAATACAATGATGCGTTAGTTAAACATTTCGAACCTGTAATCGGTGACTTTTGTAGTGATTGCCAATCAAGATTACACACAAATCCAATGAGAATACTTGATTGTAAAGTAGATAAAGATAAAGAAGCAGTAAAAAATGCACCGCGCATTACTGAATATTTAAATGAAGCATCTACTAAATATTACAATGAAGTAAAACAGCACTTAGATCGTCTAGGTATTCGTTACGAAGAAGATCCTAATTTAGTTAGAGGTTTAGATTATTATACACACACTGCTTTTGAGTTAATGATTGATAATCCTAATTATGATGGCGCTATAACTACACTTTGTGGTGGCGGACGTTATAATGGGTTATTAGAATTATTAGATGGGCCAAATCAGACAGGTATTGGGTTTGCATTAAGTATTGAACGCTTATTATTAGCCCTAGAAGAAGAAAATATCGAATTAGATGTAGATAATGACTTCGATTTATTTATTGTTACGATGGGTAAAGAAGCTGATGATTATGCCGTTAAATTATTAAATGATTTACGTAAACAAGGCGTTAAAGCTGACAAAGATTACATGGATCGCAAAATTAAAGGCCAAATGAAACAAGCAGATCGCTTAAATGCAGATTATACAATCGTTATTGGCGACCAAGAGTTAGAAAATAACCAAGTAGCCATAAAAGATATGACAACTGGTGAAAGTGAATCAATACAATTAGATAGCGTAGGAGCATACTTTAATAAATAAGGAGAATATAAAATGAGTAAACGAACAACTTACTGTGGATTAGTTACAGAATCATTATTAGACCAAGAAGTAACATTAAAGGGTTGGGTTCACAACCGTAGAGACTTAGGTGGATTAATTTTTATTGATTTAAGAGACCGTGAAGGTTATGTACAAATTGTGTTTAATCCTTCATTCTCTGAAGAAGCATTACAAACAGCTGAATCAGTACGTTCAGAATATGTTGTAGAAGTAACAGGACTTGTGAAAAAAAGAGAACCAGAAACTGTAAATCCTAAAATTGCTACTGGTCAAGTTGAAGTGCAAGTTTCTGATATTAATGTTATTAATAAAGCAGAAACACCACCATTTTCTTTAAATGAAGAAAATCAAAATGTAGACGAAAATATTCGTTTAAAATATAGATATTTAGACTTAAGAAGACAAGAATTAGCTCAAACATTCAAGATGCGTCATCAAACAACAAAGGCAGTACGTAATTATTTAGACGATGCTGGTTTTTATGACATTGAAACACCTGTATTAACAAAATCAACTCCTGAGGGTGCACGTGACTATTTAGTGCCTTCTCGTGTACACGACGGTGAATTTTATGCATTACCACAATCACCACAAATTTTTAAACAGTTATTGATGATAAGTGGTTTTGACAAATACTACCAAATCGTTAAATGTTTTAGAGACGAAGATTTACGTGCTGACAGACAACCAGAATTTACTCAAATCGATATCGAAATGAGCTTTGTTGATCAAGAAGATGTTATTGAAATGGGCGAAGAAATGCTGAAAAAAGTCGTGAAAGACGTTAAAGGCATTGATTTACAAGAACAATTCCCACGTATGACTTATGACGAAGCGATGAGAAGATATGGTTCAGATAAGCCAGATACACGTTTTGACATGGAATTAATTGATGTATCTGAATTAGGTAAAGTTATGGACTTTAAAGTGTTTAATAGCGCAGTTGAAAAAGGTGGACAAGTTAAAGCTATCGTTGCCAAAGGTGCTGCTGACCAATACACACGAAAAGATATAGATGGATTAACTGAATTTGTAAATATCTATGGTGCTAAAGGTTTAGCATGGGTTAAAGTTGTAGAAGATGGCGTAAGTGGTCCAATAGGACGTTTCTTTGAAGATGATCACGTTGCTACTTTACAAAGCCTAACAGGTGCCGAAGCAGGTGACTTAGTCCTATTCGTAGCAGATTCACAAAGTGTCGTATCACAAAGTTTAGGTGCATTACGTGTGAAATTAGCTCGAGAATTAGGCTTAATTGACGAAAGTAAATTGAACTTCTTATGGGTAACTGATTGGCCATTATTAGAATATGATGAAGAATCTAAACGTTATGTAGCTGCTCACCATCCTTTCACTGCACCAAAAGATGAACATATAGATAAATTGTCTACAGAACCTGAAAACGTGCAAGCTAAAGCATATGACATTGTGTTAAATGGTTATGAGCTTGGCGGTGGTTCAATAAGAATTCACGAAGGCGACTTACAAGCTAAAATGTTCGAAGCTTTAGGTTTCACAGAGGAACAGACAAGAGAGCAATTTGGTTTCTTATTAGATGCATTCAAATATGGTGCGCCACCACATGGCGGTATCGCTTTAGGTCTTGATAGATTAGTAATGTTATTAACAAACAGAACAAATCTTAGAGATACAATTGCATTCCCTAAAACTGCATCAGCTACATGTCTATTAACTGATGCACCTAGCGAAGTATCTGATAAACAATTAGAAGAGTTGTCATTACGCATTAGACATTAATTAGATGCGAGTTTAAATTCTTGCCATTACAAAAAATTGTGGTATGATATATTCATAAGATAGTCATCTGTAATGTTCGTATGTTTGCTTTTTAATTTGGGCCTAACACTCTTTGATCAGGGAGCCCAATGGGTTTTCTTGTAGCGCAAACGCCTCTAGGAGGACTTGCAAAACAAGAAACAGGGCACCCACCTGTATATAGCAGGCCGAATGATCAAGCTACTTATAACTACGGCATATACGGACTCTATCGGTACGCAAGACTTACGTCTTGCGTATTTTTTTGTTTAAATAAAAATTATGAGTAAAAATATGAGTGAATTTCATGTATAATCTTAACTATTAAAATAGAGAAAAAGAGGAGTATTGTTATGAAGCATCAATTTTCAAGAAATGAATTGGCTTATGGTCAAGAAGGTTTGGATTTATTAAAAGAACAAACCGTAGTTGTACTAGGGGTTGGCGGTGTAGGTTCATTTGCTGCTGAAGCTTTGGCAAGAACTAACATAGGTCATATTATACTTATTGATAAAGATGATGTTGATATTACAAACGTAAACCGTCAGTTACATGCTTTAACATCTACTATAGGACAAAGTAAAGTTACATTGATGGAAGAACGTATTAAGTTGATAAATCCTGATTGCAAAGTAACTTCTTTACATATGTTCTATACAGAAGATACTTACGAAGAACTATTCGAACAATATGATATAGATTACTTTATAGATGCGAGTGACACTATTATGTATAAAGTACATTTAATGGAACAGTGTTTAAATAGAGGTATAAAAGTGATTTCAAGTATGGGTGCAGCAAATAAAACAGATCCAACAAGATTTCAAATTGAAGATATTTCTAAAACGCACACTGATAGAATGGCCCGCATTATTCGTCAGAAATTAAAGAAAAAAGGTATCCGCAAAGGTATACCTGTAGTTTTTTCAGATGAAAGTCCAATAATTATTAGAGAAGATGTTAAGGCGACTGTAGGTGATGAAAATGCACCAACTAGAAAAGCGCAAATTCCACCATCTTCTAATGCCTTTGTGCCAAGTGTTGTGGGTTTAATATGCGCAAGTTATGTTATTAATGATATAGTAAAAGATATTCCAGTAACTAGAATAAAAGACAAAGGCCAAGTGTAACTTTTTATAAATTAAAAACCGTTACTGCTCCTCATAAGGGTAGTAACGGTTTTTTTGTGTTATTTTGAATTTTGTTGTTGCGCTTGAGTAATGTTTTCATATATCGATTTAAATTGTTGTTCAGATTTTGAAGTTGTTTTTGGTTCATAATAAATTTTATTTTTAAGTTTATCAGGTAAATACTGTTGTGCAATAAATCCACTTTCGTGACTATGAGGATATTGATAACCTATAGCTCGACCTAATTCTTTTGCTCCTGAATAATGTCCATCTTTTAAATGGTCAGGTATTTGTCCGACATGGCCTTTTCTTATATCTGAAAGTGCTTTATCTATAGATGTTATCGCCGAATTTGATTTAGGTGATAAGCATAACTCAATTACAGCCTGACTTAATGGGATACGTGCCTCAGGGAATCCGAGTCTTTCTGCTGCATCAATAGCGGCTAATGTCCGTTGACCTGCATTAGGAGAAGCTAAACCGACATCTTCAAAACTTATAACAAGTAAACGACGTGCAATCGTGGGTAAATCACCAGCTTCGATTAAACGCGCAAGATAGTGCAATGCGGCGTTCACGTCGCTACCACGAATCGACTTTTGAAATGCACTCATTACGTCATAATGCATATCTCCATCTTTATCACTAAGAAAAGCACCTCGTTGTAAACAATCTTTAGCATCCTGTAATGTAATGTGGCGCATATCTTCATTCACTTCTGAACTTAAGACTGCTAATTCCAAAGCGTTTAAGGCACTTCTAACGTCTCCTTGACTTTGTGTTGAAAAATATTCCATTGCATCATCATCGACTTGTGCGTTATAGCTTTTTAATCCTCTTTCATCGTCCTCCAAGGCTCTTTTGAGTGCTAAGTTCACATCTTCATCAGTTAGTGGGTATAATTCGAATATTTGAGCTCTTGAACGTATTGCTGGATTGATTGCATGGTATGGGTTTGAAGTAGTTGCACCAATCAATACGATTTTGCCATTTTCTAGGTGTGGTAATAAAAAATCTTGTTTCGTTTTATCTAATCTATGGATTTCATCTAATAGCAAAATTACTTGGCCAGACATTTTAGCTTCTTCAACTATAAGTTGCATATCTTTTTTAGTGTTAGAAACAGCATTTAACTGTCTGAATTTATATTGCGTACTCCCAGCAATTGCTTTAGCAATGCTCGTTTTACCAATGCCAGGTGGCCCATAAAAAATCATTGATGATAAACGTTTAGTGTCTACCATTCTTCTAATAATACCTGTTGGACCAACCAAATGTTGTTGGGAAATAATTTCGTCTATATTTTCTGGACGCATTCTTGCAGCTAATGGTTCATTAGTCACGTTGTTTCACACCTTTCTAATTCTATATTAACGCAAAAAATGATACTATGGGAATATATAAGTATTCGATTAAGTGAGGTTATACAATGAAAATTTCAACTAAAGGAAGATACGGACTAACTTTAATGATTTCCTTAGCTAAAAAAGAAGGGCAAGGTTGCGTATCATTAAAATCTATAGCAGAAGAAAATAATTTAAGTGATTTGTATTTAGAGCAACTTGTAGGTCCGCTAAGAAATGCAGGATTAATACGTAGCGTGCGTGGTGCTAAAGGCGGTTATCAATTAAGAGTGCCAGCAGAAGAAATAAGCGCTGGAGATATTATTCGACTTTTAGAAGGGCCTATTACATTCGTTGAAAGTATCGAGTCTGAGCCACCAGCACAAAAACAATTATGGATTAGAATGCGTGATGCAGTAAGAGATGTACTTGATAATACTACACTTAAATATTTAGCAGAATATAAAGAAACAGATAATCTAGACGGGTACATGTTCTATATTTAAAAAAATTAGAATTAATATGTTTATAACTTAATTATTGTGGTATTCAATTAGTATGTACACACTAAGGAGGTTATTATAATGGCTGATGAAAACAAATTTGAACAAGCTAAAGGTAATGTTAAAGAAACAGTAGGTAACGTTACTGATGATGACAAACTTGAAAAAGAAGGTAAGAAAGACAAAGGTTCAGGCAAAGCTAAAGAAGTTGTAGAAAATGCAAAAGATAAAGCTAACGATGTAATTGATAAATTTAAAAAATAATTATTAGATAAACAACAAAGGAGCCGATTAATATGGCAGAGAACTTCTTCGATAAAGCAAAAGAAGCAGCAAAAAATGTATCAGATAAATTAAAAGATACTGATAACGATAAAGCTAAACAAGCGAGTGAACAAATTGATAAATTCACTGGCGGTGGCGACAAAAAAGAAAGTGATCACAAAGATGAACATAAAGATCACAAAGATCACGATAAAAAATAATAACTAAAAAATGCCTACAGCTAATGAGTGCTGTAGGCATTTTTTAGTTATTATTCATTTCTGAAACTAATTTATTCAATCTCTTATATGAATCTAATTGTGCTTCTTGGTCGTAGATATAACTAATAGCCATTAATTCGTCTATATCACCATTTTCCGCAATAAAGTTCTGAAGTTTTTCTTTTACTGTTGCTTCAGAGCCAATAAGAGATTGTGACATACGTTGTTTTGCTAATTCAAATTCTCTAGGTGTTAATAATCCTTGTAAATCATCTGTTGGTGGTTGAACAGGTTGCATTCTACCACGTGTAATACTGACCATGACTTGTGCTTGTGTTGAAGCTAAATATTCGGCTTCTGCATCAGTTTCAGCTACGATCGCATTCAAACAAACAATCATATAAGGTTTGTCTAAAACATCAGATGGTTCGAATAATGACTTATATATTTCCATGGCATCTTGCATCTGTTGAGGGGCAAAATGACCAGCGAATACATATGGTAAACCTTTACGAGCAGCCAAATGAGCTGAATCAGTTGAAGAACCTAAAACATAAAGTGGAACATTTTTATCTACGGCTGGATAAGCACGAACATATCCTTGTTGATTAGCTGGACCAAAATAAGTTGCAAGTTGTTCAACTTCGTCTGGGAATTCGTATACGCCATTATGTTGATCTCGGCGTAAAGCGCTAGCAGTCATCATGTCTGTACCTGGCGCTCTACCAAGTCCTAAATCTACACGATTTGGAAATACGGTTGCCATAGTACCAAACTGCTCTGCGACGATTAATGGTGCATGGTTTGGCAACATGATACCACCAGATCCAACTTTAATAGAATGTGTATGTTCTAATGTATGTTGAATTAGTAATGCTGTAGCCGAACTAACCAAATTAGGGGCATTATGGTGTTCAGCTATCCAATATCTTTCGAAATTAAGCTTTTCAAGATTTTGAGCTAATTTGACCATATCATCAATTGCGTCTTTATCTGTTTGTCCTTCTCTAATAGGAACAAGATTTAGCGCGGATAACTTTATTTCTGTCATTTCAGTATCCTCCTTAGTAATAACTAATAATTGAAAGTATAACAGGCGACTGTGAACTTGCGTAAAAAATTGCTCACTGGTATAATATAGTAAATTTTAACGATAGGTGGCCTTAATAAGACAATGGATAAATCTCATAAGCAAATTTCAACTCAAATTCTTATAAAAAACGCGTGAGATATGTCATTGTCCAAGTTTATTAAAAAATAGGCTGTTATATTTATTTGAAAAGACATGCATATCTCCAAGAGAGCGAGGAATATGTTATGTCTTTTTATTATGCACGAAAACCGTTCGAACCATATGGCAAAACACTAATTGATAATATAAATATAAGTATAGAAGATGGGGAACATGTCGTTATCATTGGTAATAATGGCGTAGGAAAGACCTCATTATTAGCAAAAATCTATGAAACTTATAGTGATAATGCTTACTATATGGAACAAGATTTAACAAACTACAGAGAACTAACTGCGATAGATTACATTATTTCATTAGATTCAAATTTGTATCAGATGAAAATGAACTTAGAAGCCGATTTAAATGCTTTAGCCAAATATATTGAATATGATGGCTATGGCTTTGAACAGAAGATAGTGACTCAAGCGAAGCAATTTAAAATTACTGAAGATACTTTAACTAAACCACTTAAACATTTAAGTGGTGGCGAACAAACGAGGATAGCTATTATTAGAGCTATATTATCGCGACAAACATTGTTATTACTCGACGAACCAACAAACCATTTAGACAATGATATGGTAAAAGATTTATGTCGTTTTATTAATCATTCTACTCAAACCATTATAATGATTTCACATCATCGTACCTTTATTAACAATGTTGCAAGTCATATCATTGCTATTAATAATAAAGAAACCACAAAATATGAAGGTAATTATGATGATTATAAAAATATTACAGATTTAGCCATTAAATCTCAGAACAATGCTTACATTAAGCAACAACAACAGATTAAACAGTTAGAAAAAAATATTCAACGTGTCAAACAATGGCATGAATCATCTAGTGCACAGACTAGTGTGCGAGATCCAGTAGGACAGAAAAAATTAAGTAAACTTATGAAACGTGCTAAAACTAAAGAAACACAAACGCAGCAGCTTATAGCAAATAAGAATGTAACTAAGCCTACTTCGGATAATATTGCTCAAATTAAACTCTATAACGGGCAACAGTTTAACAATAGAAGCCTTTTCCAATTACATCAAATGAGTTATCAAAACGAACATGAAATATTATTTGATAATGTAGATATTACAATGAAAAAGGGGGAAAATGTTTTATTAACTGGACCGAACGGTAGTGGCAAATCGATGTTTGTAAAATTACTTACGGGGCTTATTCAGCCAACAAGCGGTACAATCAATATTTCACCGTCATTAGAAGTAGCATGCTTTGAGCAACAAAATAATAATTTAAACTTTGATAACACACCTATGGAAATGTTATTGGAACTGCCTAATATGACTCGGAGTAGTGCCCAAACAATTTTAAATGCATTTAATTTTGGCCATGATAGTTTATTTGAGAAGATCAGTAATCTTTCTATGGGTGAAAAAAGTAGACTTCAATTTGCATTATTATTTTTTGCAGAACCACATCTGCTTATTTTAGACGAACCAACTAATTATTTCGATATTCACACGCAAGAGTTAATCATGGAGATGTTAAAAGAATTTAGTGGCCAAGTATTATTAATTACACACGATGAATATTTAAAAAGTAAGTTTGCTGGGACACATTGGTATATTAAAGATTGCAAAATAATAAATTCAGCCTTACAACCTAAATTAGATGACGACGTGGATAGCACGTTGTCTTTATTAGAAGATTTTAAACATATAGATGAATTTGGTCATTACCAAACAGACGACTAGAAAAATTAGAAACATGGTGCTATCATTGGACCATTGATAAAATTGTGAGGAGTGTCGAAAAGTCATGGAAGTTTATGCAGATAATGCTGCAACCACACCGGTTAAACAGCCAGTAATTGATAAAATGATGGAACTTTATACTTTACATTATGGTAATCCATCTTCAATTCATAGTATTGGTAGAGATGCACGTAAATATTTAGACGAATCACGTAGAGCAATTGCTCAAATGTTAGGTGCTAAAACGAACGAAGTTATATTTACAAGTGGCGCTACTGAATCTAATAATACAGCGATTAAAGGTATTGCTTATAAGCATCAACATAAAGGTAAGCATCTTATTACATCAAAAATTGAACATCATTCTGTATTACATGTCTTTGAACAACTTGAAAACGAAGGATTCACTGTAACTTATCTTGATGTAGACGAACAAGGCATTATCGACATTGAACAATTGAAAAATGCTATAACGAATGACACAATTTTAGTATCAATTATGTTTGTTAATAATGAAGTAGGTACTGTGCAACCTATGTATGAAATAGATGATATCGTCAAAAACTCAAATGCAATGTTTCATGTTGATGCTGTGCAGGCGATAGGTCATTTGGATATAGATTTTAACGAATTTAGCATTGATTCTATGAGTATTACTGCACATAAATTTGGTGGGCCTAAAGGTATTGGCGTATTATTAGTTAAAGAAGGTACAATGATGCGTTATATGCAACTAGGTGGAGAACAAGAAACCAAGCGTCGTGCAGGTACAGAAAATATCCCTCAAATTGCGGGACTAACAGAAGCATTAAAGCTAGCCACAGATAATTTGGATGACAATAACGTACACTTAATGTCATTGAAAAATTTGTTTTTAGTTAAATTACAAGAAAGATCAGTACCATTTGAAGTGAATGGATCGATGGTAGATACGACTGGTCACGTAGTAAACTTATATTTTCCGTTTATAGATGTTGAAACAATGCTGACATTATTAGATTTGTCTAATATATATGTTTCTTCAGGTTCAGCATGCACAGCAGGATCTACGACACCTTCGCATGTATTAGCGGCAATGTACGATGACGATGAGCGAGCAAAACATTCAGTAAGGTTTAGTTTTAATGAATTAAATACAGAGGCAGAAATCAAATATATAGCGATGGAAATTCACAAAATCTATCATAAATTTAAGGAGGAATAATAGTTGGGCAATGAAAATACACGTGTAGTTGTTGGTATGTCAGGTGGTGTTGATAGTTCCGTTACAGCGCATTTATTAAAAGAGCAAGGTTATGATGTCATTGGCATCTTTATGAAAAATTGGGACGATACAGATGAAAATGGCGTATGTACAGCGACAGAAGATTATAATGATGTCATTGCAGTTTGTAATCAAATTGGTATCCCGTATTATGCGGTCAATTTTGAACAACAATACTGGGATAAAGTATTCACATACTTCCTAGATGAATATAAAAAAGGTAGAACACCAAATCCAGATGTAATGTGTAATAAAGAAATTAAATTTAAAGCATTTTTAGAACATGCACTTAAACTAGGTGCAGATTTTGTAGCAACAGGTCATTATGCCCGCATTAAACGACATGAAGATGGTCATGTAGAAATGTTAAGAGGCGTTGACAATAATAAAGACCAAACTTATTTCTTAAACCAATTATCTCAAGAACAATTATCAAAAGTTATGTTCCCTATTGGAGATATTGATAAAAAAGAAGTTAGAAAAATAGCAGAAGAACAAAACTTAGCCACTGCTAAGAAAAAAGATTCAACTGGTATTTGTTTCATTGGTGAAAGAAACTTCAAAACATTTTTATCACAATATTTACCGGCTCAAGCAGGTAAAATGGTAACATTAAATGGCGAAGTTAAAGGTGAACACGGTGGTTTGATGTATTATACGATTGGCCAACGTCATGGTCTAGGTATAGGTGGCGATGGTGACCCATGGTTCGTAGTAGGTAAAAACTTAGAAGAAAACGTACTTTATGTTGAACAAGGTTTTGACCACGATGCACTTTATAGTGATTATTTAATTGCTTCAGACATCTCATTCGTAAATGATGTAGATTTAACAAATGGCTTTGAATGTACTGCTAAATTTAGATATCGTCAAAAAGATACAAAAGTATTTGTACAAAAAGAATCAGATAATGCAATACGTGTTACTTTTGATGTGCCAGTACGTGCAATTACTCCAGGTCAAGCAGTCGTATTTTATGACGGCGAAGTTTGTTTAGGTGGAGCAACAATTGACGACGTTTATAAAAATTCTGGTCAATTAAGTTACGTAGTATAATAGAAAATTTCAATATAGAGATTGAGAAGTAAATGTTTACTAAAATCAAATGTGTAATGCTTGTAATATGCATTCATTATTTAAGTGAAACATATTATTTCTCATTCTCTTTTTTTGTTAAAAACTATCTAACTATTTTAATATAATGTTATACTAAACTATTAGAAATGGGGTATCGAGCATGGAACAAGAAGAAATTTATAATTATATTAAACAAGGTCAAAATGATAAGGCGTTACAAGCTTTATTTGATAATATAGAAAATAACCCACAAGAAATAGAAAATTACATCAATGCAGGTATATTAATAGCAGAAGCGGGCGAAATTGAACATGCTGAAACATTTTTCCAAAAAGCATTAACAATAGATGCTGAGAACGGTGCTGTTTATTATAATTTAGCAAATGTATATTATAATGAAGGTCGTTTTAATGAAGCTATCAAGTTATATCAAACTGCATTACAACATGCCAAAGATGGTTTAGTGGATAAGATTGACGCAAATTATATGATAGGTATGTCATTTAACCAACTTGAATCATTTAAACAAGCGATGCCATTTTTAATGACGGCAGCTGAAGCGGATGACCGACAAGATGTGGAAGTTCAATTCCAATATGGTTTAGTATTATGTCATTTAGAGATGTTTGATCAAGCAATTGAACAATTAAATTACGTATTAACATTAGACAATGAACACGTTGATGCGCTTTATAATTTAGGTTTAGCTACATATATGAGTACTGAAAACGTTGATGATGCTTTAAATTACTTTAATAAAGCAGTAGCTATTAACCCGGAACACCATATGAGCCAACACGCGATAACAACTTTTAAATCAATTCAAGAGGAGGAGTAAAGCCATGGCTGATTCTACACTGTTTAACTATTCAATGGTTAAAGGCACAGTTGACGCAATTCTATTTCAAAATAAAGATAACTTTTATACTGTGTTAAAAGTCGATACAATTGAATCAAATGAAACCTTTGATAGTATGCCGACAGTTGTAGGATTTTTCCCTGAAGTGGTTGAAGGTGATGTTTATACTTTCAAAGGACAAGTCGCTACGCATCCCAAATATGGTAAACAACTAAAGGCCGAAACATTCGAAAAAGAGTTACCTCAAACAAAAGAAGCCATCGTCAGTTATCTTTCTAGTGATCTATTTAAAGGAATTGGTAAAAAAACTGCTCAAAATATTGTAAACGCCCTAGGTGAAAATACAATTTCAGATATTTTAAATGATGCAACAGTACTTGAAAAAGTGCCTGGCTTACCTAAGAAAAAACAACAACAAATTGCCGAACAAATCGCGAGTAATCAAGAAACTGAGCGAATTATCATTCGACTGCATGACTTAGGTTTCGGTCCTAAGTTAGCCATGAATATTTACCAAACATATCTCGGTGAAACTTTAAATGTAATTGAGAAGAGTCCGTATCAACTTGTTTATGATGTAAAAGGTATTGGTTTCAATAAGGCAGATGTATTAGCTAAAAATATTGGTATTCAATATAATGATCCTGAACGTATTAAAGCAGGTATTCTATATTTACTAGAAGAAGAATGTATTAAACAAGGTCATACTTATTTACCAAGCCAATTTTTAATAGATAACGTCCAGGATATGTTATCAAATCCACCAGCTGAAGAGATAGAAAGAAAGCAAATTGAAGCGCAAATCGATCAACTCGTGAATGATAGTAAATTAATACAACAAGAAGATCAGTTCGCTATTCCAAGTTTATATTACTCAGAAATTAAAAGTGTGCAAAATTTATATCGTAATTTCACATATACAAAGAAATTAAAAGATATAGAAACTTCAGAATTATTGTTAGAAATTGGAGATATTGAAGATAAGAACAATGTCAGCTATGCCGAATCTCAAA
The Staphylococcus kloosii genome window above contains:
- a CDS encoding tRNA threonylcarbamoyladenosine dehydratase — protein: MKHQFSRNELAYGQEGLDLLKEQTVVVLGVGGVGSFAAEALARTNIGHIILIDKDDVDITNVNRQLHALTSTIGQSKVTLMEERIKLINPDCKVTSLHMFYTEDTYEELFEQYDIDYFIDASDTIMYKVHLMEQCLNRGIKVISSMGAANKTDPTRFQIEDISKTHTDRMARIIRQKLKKKGIRKGIPVVFSDESPIIIREDVKATVGDENAPTRKAQIPPSSNAFVPSVVGLICASYVINDIVKDIPVTRIKDKGQV
- a CDS encoding CsbD family protein, with the protein product MADENKFEQAKGNVKETVGNVTDDDKLEKEGKKDKGSGKAKEVVENAKDKANDVIDKFKK
- the cymR gene encoding cysteine metabolism transcriptional regulator CymR, translated to MKISTKGRYGLTLMISLAKKEGQGCVSLKSIAEENNLSDLYLEQLVGPLRNAGLIRSVRGAKGGYQLRVPAEEISAGDIIRLLEGPITFVESIESEPPAQKQLWIRMRDAVRDVLDNTTLKYLAEYKETDNLDGYMFYI
- a CDS encoding replication-associated recombination protein A, whose amino-acid sequence is MTNEPLAARMRPENIDEIISQQHLVGPTGIIRRMVDTKRLSSMIFYGPPGIGKTSIAKAIAGSTQYKFRQLNAVSNTKKDMQLIVEEAKMSGQVILLLDEIHRLDKTKQDFLLPHLENGKIVLIGATTSNPYHAINPAIRSRAQIFELYPLTDEDVNLALKRALEDDERGLKSYNAQVDDDAMEYFSTQSQGDVRSALNALELAVLSSEVNEDMRHITLQDAKDCLQRGAFLSDKDGDMHYDVMSAFQKSIRGSDVNAALHYLARLIEAGDLPTIARRLLVISFEDVGLASPNAGQRTLAAIDAAERLGFPEARIPLSQAVIELCLSPKSNSAITSIDKALSDIRKGHVGQIPDHLKDGHYSGAKELGRAIGYQYPHSHESGFIAQQYLPDKLKNKIYYEPKTTSKSEQQFKSIYENITQAQQQNSK
- the hisS gene encoding histidine--tRNA ligase yields the protein MINIPRGTQDILPTESKKWRYIERRLEELMTLYNYEELRTPIFESTELFARGVGDSTDVVQKEMYTFKDKGDRSITLRPEGTAAVVRSYIENKMQGYANQPIKLYYLGPMFRYERKQKGRYRQFTQFGVEAIGAENPSIDAEILAMAVHIYESFGLQHLKLVINSIGDIESRKEYNDALVKHFEPVIGDFCSDCQSRLHTNPMRILDCKVDKDKEAVKNAPRITEYLNEASTKYYNEVKQHLDRLGIRYEEDPNLVRGLDYYTHTAFELMIDNPNYDGAITTLCGGGRYNGLLELLDGPNQTGIGFALSIERLLLALEEENIELDVDNDFDLFIVTMGKEADDYAVKLLNDLRKQGVKADKDYMDRKIKGQMKQADRLNADYTIVIGDQELENNQVAIKDMTTGESESIQLDSVGAYFNK
- a CDS encoding LLM class flavin-dependent oxidoreductase, with protein sequence MTEIKLSALNLVPIREGQTDKDAIDDMVKLAQNLEKLNFERYWIAEHHNAPNLVSSATALLIQHTLEHTHSIKVGSGGIMLPNHAPLIVAEQFGTMATVFPNRVDLGLGRAPGTDMMTASALRRDQHNGVYEFPDEVEQLATYFGPANQQGYVRAYPAVDKNVPLYVLGSSTDSAHLAARKGLPYVFAGHFAPQQMQDAMEIYKSLFEPSDVLDKPYMIVCLNAIVAETDAEAEYLASTQAQVMVSITRGRMQPVQPPTDDLQGLLTPREFELAKQRMSQSLIGSEATVKEKLQNFIAENGDIDELMAISYIYDQEAQLDSYKRLNKLVSEMNNN
- the aspS gene encoding aspartate--tRNA ligase, giving the protein MSKRTTYCGLVTESLLDQEVTLKGWVHNRRDLGGLIFIDLRDREGYVQIVFNPSFSEEALQTAESVRSEYVVEVTGLVKKREPETVNPKIATGQVEVQVSDINVINKAETPPFSLNEENQNVDENIRLKYRYLDLRRQELAQTFKMRHQTTKAVRNYLDDAGFYDIETPVLTKSTPEGARDYLVPSRVHDGEFYALPQSPQIFKQLLMISGFDKYYQIVKCFRDEDLRADRQPEFTQIDIEMSFVDQEDVIEMGEEMLKKVVKDVKGIDLQEQFPRMTYDEAMRRYGSDKPDTRFDMELIDVSELGKVMDFKVFNSAVEKGGQVKAIVAKGAADQYTRKDIDGLTEFVNIYGAKGLAWVKVVEDGVSGPIGRFFEDDHVATLQSLTGAEAGDLVLFVADSQSVVSQSLGALRVKLARELGLIDESKLNFLWVTDWPLLEYDEESKRYVAAHHPFTAPKDEHIDKLSTEPENVQAKAYDIVLNGYELGGGSIRIHEGDLQAKMFEALGFTEEQTREQFGFLLDAFKYGAPPHGGIALGLDRLVMLLTNRTNLRDTIAFPKTASATCLLTDAPSEVSDKQLEELSLRIRH